The Desulfuromonadales bacterium genome contains a region encoding:
- a CDS encoding NarK family nitrate/nitrite MFS transporter yields the protein MNKDVQPKIRTAAPSTYLLTVWNPEDPVFWEERGRSIAMRNLWISIPNLLLAFAVWMVWSVVVVNLPNLGFTYSPNQLFWLAALPGLSGATLRIFYAFLVPIFGGRRWTAIKTASLLLPALGIGFAVQSTATPYAVMLVLALLCGFGGGNFASSMANISFFFPKAQKGTALGMNAGLGNLGVSVVQFVVPLVITAGVFGALGGESQTWVKGDVTKQLWLQNAGFIWVPFIIAASLAAWFGMNDLATAKASFRDQAVIFRRKHNWLMCWLYLGTFGSFIGYAAGFPMLIKTQFPAIDPTRYAFLGPLVGALIRPVGGWLADKLGGARVTFWNFIAMAAAVFGVLYFLPAGGAGGNFWGFLAMFMVLFVTTGIGNGSTFRMVPVIFLTERQRAAAGPGLQEQEQAVKDANKEAAAVLGFSSAMAAYGGFFIPKSYGTSITLTGGPEAALYGFVGFYLTCIAMTWWYYSRRNAEMPC from the coding sequence ATGAACAAAGACGTTCAGCCCAAAATCAGGACCGCCGCGCCATCCACCTACCTTCTGACCGTCTGGAACCCCGAGGACCCGGTCTTTTGGGAGGAGCGGGGCCGGAGCATCGCCATGCGCAATCTCTGGATTTCCATTCCCAACCTGCTGCTGGCTTTTGCGGTCTGGATGGTCTGGAGCGTCGTGGTGGTCAACCTCCCCAATCTCGGCTTCACCTACAGCCCCAACCAGCTCTTCTGGCTCGCTGCCCTGCCGGGCCTCTCCGGAGCGACGCTGCGCATCTTCTACGCGTTCCTGGTGCCGATTTTCGGCGGCCGGCGCTGGACCGCCATCAAAACCGCTTCCCTGCTGCTGCCGGCGTTAGGGATCGGTTTCGCCGTGCAGAGCACCGCCACGCCCTACGCGGTCATGCTGGTGCTGGCGCTGCTGTGCGGTTTCGGCGGCGGCAATTTCGCTTCGAGTATGGCCAACATCAGTTTCTTCTTTCCCAAGGCGCAGAAGGGTACCGCCCTCGGCATGAACGCCGGGTTGGGGAATCTGGGCGTTTCCGTGGTTCAGTTCGTCGTGCCGCTGGTGATCACCGCCGGGGTCTTCGGGGCGCTGGGAGGGGAGTCGCAGACCTGGGTCAAGGGAGACGTGACGAAGCAGCTCTGGCTGCAGAATGCCGGGTTCATCTGGGTACCCTTCATCATCGCCGCCTCTTTGGCCGCCTGGTTCGGCATGAACGATCTGGCTACCGCCAAGGCCTCTTTTCGCGACCAGGCGGTCATCTTCCGGCGCAAGCACAACTGGCTGATGTGCTGGCTCTACCTCGGCACCTTCGGCTCCTTCATCGGCTACGCCGCCGGTTTCCCGATGCTGATCAAGACCCAGTTCCCGGCCATCGATCCGACCCGCTACGCCTTCCTCGGGCCGCTGGTCGGCGCCCTGATCCGGCCCGTCGGCGGCTGGCTGGCGGACAAGCTCGGCGGGGCGCGGGTGACGTTCTGGAACTTCATCGCCATGGCCGCTGCCGTTTTCGGGGTGCTCTATTTCCTCCCGGCCGGGGGCGCCGGCGGCAATTTCTGGGGCTTCCTCGCCATGTTCATGGTCCTTTTCGTCACGACGGGGATCGGCAACGGCTCGACCTTCCGCATGGTGCCGGTGATCTTCCTGACCGAACGGCAGCGGGCCGCGGCCGGGCCGGGGCTGCAGGAGCAGGAACAGGCGGTCAAGGACGCCAATAAGGAGGCCGCCGCCGTCCTCGGCTTCAGCTCCGCCATGGCCGCCTACGGAGGGTTCTTCATCCCCAAGAGCTACGGGACTTCCATCACCCTGACCGGCGGCCCGGAAGCGGCACTCTACGGCTTCGTCGGCTTCTATCTCACCTGCATCGCCATGACCTGGTGGTACTATTCCCGCCGGAATGCGGAAATGCCCTGCTGA